One window of the Methylovirgula sp. HY1 genome contains the following:
- a CDS encoding PepSY domain-containing protein, translating to MVFIGRSVRFGKAQMMRWFALALVLAVWTPALGAVRPHGRVHERVCTIVLTAGQAREMIAKHRLAEPFRLMKSAAHRFQAEAIGVKLCRRKEEYIYVISLLRRDGRVIHVFLNALTGKIVRAINAK from the coding sequence CATCGGGCGTTCAGTGCGTTTCGGCAAGGCTCAGATGATGCGGTGGTTCGCCCTTGCCCTGGTATTGGCCGTCTGGACGCCTGCGCTGGGCGCCGTGCGGCCGCATGGGCGTGTTCATGAGCGCGTATGCACGATCGTCCTAACCGCTGGCCAGGCTCGCGAGATGATCGCCAAGCATCGGTTGGCGGAGCCTTTTCGCCTGATGAAATCCGCGGCGCACCGATTTCAAGCCGAGGCTATAGGCGTCAAGCTCTGCCGCCGAAAAGAAGAATACATATATGTCATAAGTCTTTTGCGGCGTGACGGCCGCGTCATCCATGTTTTTCTCAATGCGCTCACCGGAAAAATTGTCCGGGCGATCAACGCAAAGTGA
- a CDS encoding response regulator transcription factor has product MRLLVVEDDKDLNRQVVAALTQAGYAVDRAFDGEDGWFLGDTESYDAVILDLGLPKKDGIAVLAEWRKAGRVMPVLILTARDRWHEKVEGFDAGADDYVAKPFHVEELLARLRALLRRAAGHASNELICGPVSLDTRAGQVSVDGNPIKLTSHEYRLLAYLMHHAGRVVSRGELVEHLYDQDFDRDSNTIEVFVGRLRKKLGIDIIQTMRGLGYVIAAPSAEAPAAKRGPSSSSVEG; this is encoded by the coding sequence GTGAGGCTGCTCGTGGTCGAGGACGACAAGGACCTCAATCGGCAGGTCGTCGCGGCGCTCACCCAAGCGGGTTATGCCGTCGATCGTGCTTTCGATGGTGAAGACGGCTGGTTTCTCGGCGACACGGAATCCTATGATGCCGTCATTCTCGACCTCGGCCTGCCGAAAAAGGATGGCATCGCAGTCCTTGCCGAATGGCGAAAGGCCGGTCGGGTCATGCCGGTCCTCATCCTGACGGCGCGGGATCGCTGGCATGAGAAGGTTGAAGGCTTCGACGCCGGGGCCGACGACTATGTGGCCAAGCCGTTCCATGTCGAGGAACTGCTCGCCCGCCTGCGCGCCTTGCTGCGCCGCGCTGCCGGGCATGCGAGCAATGAATTGATCTGCGGTCCGGTGAGCCTCGACACGCGCGCCGGGCAGGTGAGCGTCGATGGCAATCCGATCAAGCTCACTTCGCATGAATATCGGCTGCTGGCCTATCTGATGCACCATGCCGGTCGCGTCGTCTCGCGCGGAGAACTCGTCGAGCATTTGTATGATCAGGATTTCGACCGTGACTCCAACACGATCGAAGTTTTCGTGGGGCGTTTGCGCAAGAAGCTCGGGATCGACATTATCCAAACCATGCGCGGGCTCGGTTATGTCATCGCAGCCCCTTCGGCCGAAGCCCCGGCGGCCAAGCGGGGGCCGTCCAGCTCCTCTGTGGAAGGTTGA
- a CDS encoding ATP-binding protein, which translates to MHILSPKNWSIATRLFFSAVVLSSTILLVAGIGLSTLYRRTAESHFDERLGVYLRALVADIASPSEENRANPGELGEPQFGLALSGWYWQITRIDGTNQDIKSSRSLFAARLPRLADQHIPAGIGGSRRGYVKGPDDRRLRMVERTIDLGDQGIYLVQVAATTEGMDTDISRFEFGLVITFALLAAALVGSSALQLHYGLRPLRRLQEGVAAIRRGERETIEGAFARDIAPLAAELNLLVAANREIVERARTQVGNLAHALKTPLSVIINEAGVDTSGFSAKVREQAVLMRDQVTYYLDRARVAARVGLLGDVTEVAPVTVALVHIFDKIYRDRAIVFAIKAVEGVRFQGERQDLEEMVGNLVDNAGKWARHNVTIAIEPFADGSGRERPFFRVTIDDDGQGLAPELRDAAMRRGRRLDETRPGSGLGLSIVVDLAALYGGALKLDASPMGGLRAELDLPAAA; encoded by the coding sequence ATGCACATTTTGTCACCGAAAAACTGGTCGATTGCGACACGGCTCTTCTTTTCCGCGGTGGTCTTGAGTTCCACGATCCTGCTCGTTGCGGGGATCGGCCTCTCGACGCTCTATCGCAGGACGGCCGAATCGCATTTCGACGAAAGGCTCGGCGTCTATCTGCGGGCGCTCGTCGCCGACATTGCCTCGCCCTCCGAGGAAAATCGGGCCAATCCGGGCGAACTCGGCGAACCGCAATTTGGGCTCGCTCTGTCTGGCTGGTATTGGCAGATCACGCGGATCGACGGCACGAATCAGGACATTAAAAGTTCGCGTTCACTGTTTGCAGCTAGGCTGCCGAGACTTGCCGATCAGCATATTCCGGCCGGCATCGGCGGCAGCCGCCGCGGCTATGTAAAGGGTCCGGACGATCGCCGTTTGCGCATGGTGGAAAGAACCATCGATCTCGGCGATCAGGGGATCTATCTCGTCCAGGTCGCGGCGACCACCGAGGGCATGGATACCGATATCTCCCGTTTCGAATTCGGCCTTGTCATCACTTTTGCTTTACTCGCGGCGGCGCTCGTCGGCTCTTCCGCTTTGCAGCTCCATTATGGCTTGCGGCCGTTGCGCCGTTTGCAAGAAGGCGTGGCGGCGATCCGGCGGGGCGAACGCGAGACGATCGAAGGCGCTTTTGCCCGCGACATCGCGCCGCTCGCGGCCGAACTCAATCTGCTTGTCGCCGCCAATCGCGAAATCGTCGAGCGTGCCCGCACCCAGGTCGGCAATTTGGCGCATGCCTTGAAGACGCCGCTGAGCGTCATCATCAATGAAGCGGGTGTGGACACCAGCGGCTTTTCCGCCAAGGTCCGTGAGCAGGCGGTTTTGATGCGCGACCAGGTCACCTATTATCTCGATCGCGCTAGGGTCGCCGCGCGCGTCGGGCTCTTGGGCGATGTCACCGAAGTTGCGCCGGTAACGGTGGCGCTCGTGCACATTTTCGACAAGATCTATCGCGACCGTGCGATCGTGTTCGCCATCAAGGCCGTCGAAGGCGTGCGCTTCCAGGGCGAGCGTCAGGACCTTGAGGAAATGGTCGGCAATCTCGTCGACAATGCCGGCAAATGGGCACGCCATAATGTGACGATCGCGATCGAGCCGTTCGCCGACGGAAGCGGCCGCGAGCGGCCGTTTTTTCGGGTGACCATCGATGATGACGGGCAGGGACTGGCGCCGGAGCTTCGCGATGCGGCGATGCGGCGCGGCCGCCGTCTCGATGAGACGCGGCCTGGCTCCGGCCTCGGCCTTTCTATCGTCGTCGATCTCGCCGCGCTCTACGGCGGTGCATTGAAGCTGGATGCCAGCCCGATGGGCGGGTTGCGCGCCGAACTCGATCTCCCGGCCGCGGCATGA
- the ccmI gene encoding c-type cytochrome biogenesis protein CcmI, whose translation MLWGLIALLTGVAIFSVLWPLAKKPSGAAVRMAPDVAFYEAKLEEIAREVDSQILTAQEAEAARTEAARRLLRATESGALPIKAVSQVRVRVVAVLALIVVPALSLGLYMTIGHPNLPDDPLAARLNVAPQNMDLAAAIAKVEAHLLKHPNDGRGYEVLVPAYLRVGRFADAVRAAAMSMQELGATPQRETIYGEALVYAANGIVVADARKLFVRAAAANPPPPQAVFFLGLAAAQDGDKAGALAYWEKLLTQVPKDSPSRADLEARVAALKKSESPKTGEAAAIEALAPAARAAVIHTMVDKLAARLAKDGHDIEGWLRLMRAYKVMNETDKARAALATARHDFSGDPEATARINALARELGLES comes from the coding sequence ATGCTCTGGGGCTTAATTGCGCTGTTGACGGGCGTGGCGATTTTTTCCGTTCTTTGGCCGCTCGCCAAGAAGCCGAGCGGAGCGGCGGTGCGTATGGCGCCCGACGTCGCCTTCTACGAGGCCAAGCTCGAAGAGATCGCGCGCGAGGTCGACAGCCAGATACTGACGGCACAAGAGGCGGAAGCGGCACGCACCGAGGCGGCCCGGCGCCTGTTGCGGGCGACCGAGAGCGGTGCTTTGCCGATAAAGGCCGTGTCCCAGGTCAGGGTGCGGGTCGTCGCCGTTCTCGCGCTCATCGTCGTGCCGGCGCTGTCGCTCGGCCTCTATATGACGATCGGGCATCCGAACTTGCCTGACGATCCGCTCGCGGCGCGGCTCAACGTGGCGCCGCAAAATATGGATCTCGCCGCGGCCATTGCCAAAGTCGAGGCGCATCTGCTGAAGCATCCCAATGATGGCCGCGGCTATGAGGTGCTCGTGCCGGCCTATTTGAGAGTCGGTCGGTTCGCGGATGCCGTGCGGGCGGCGGCAATGTCGATGCAGGAGTTGGGCGCGACGCCGCAACGTGAAACGATTTACGGCGAGGCTCTGGTCTACGCGGCCAATGGTATTGTGGTCGCCGACGCACGCAAACTTTTCGTGCGCGCCGCGGCGGCCAATCCGCCGCCGCCTCAGGCGGTATTTTTTCTCGGTCTCGCCGCGGCCCAGGACGGCGACAAGGCGGGGGCTCTGGCCTACTGGGAAAAACTTTTGACCCAGGTACCGAAAGACTCACCTTCGCGCGCCGATCTCGAAGCGCGGGTCGCGGCGCTGAAAAAATCGGAATCGCCAAAAACAGGCGAAGCCGCGGCGATCGAAGCTTTGGCGCCGGCCGCGCGCGCGGCGGTGATTCACACGATGGTCGACAAGCTCGCGGCGCGACTGGCGAAAGATGGCCATGACATCGAGGGGTGGCTGCGTCTCATGCGCGCCTATAAAGTCATGAACGAGACTGACAAAGCGCGTGCCGCCCTCGCCACCGCGCGCCATGATTTCAGCGGCGACCCCGAGGCCACGGCGCGCATCAATGCGCTGGCCCGTGAATTGGGACTTGAGTCATGA
- the ccmE gene encoding cytochrome c maturation protein CcmE produces the protein MTRKKKRFALILAALVVLGGATGMVLYALRGNIVFFYTPSEVVAKDLAPGTRVRIGGLVKKGSVVHVGTTVHFVVTDGKDNLPVTYTGALPDLFREGQGVVADGALAASGMIATNVLAKHDERYMPPEVAEALKKQGVWREGARGSTARAKTE, from the coding sequence ATGACCCGTAAAAAAAAGCGTTTCGCGCTTATCCTCGCCGCGCTTGTCGTCCTCGGTGGCGCGACGGGTATGGTGCTCTATGCATTGCGCGGCAATATCGTCTTCTTCTACACGCCGAGCGAAGTCGTGGCGAAGGACCTTGCGCCGGGAACCCGCGTACGCATCGGTGGCCTCGTCAAGAAAGGCTCGGTGGTGCATGTTGGCACGACCGTGCATTTCGTTGTGACCGACGGCAAGGATAATTTGCCGGTCACTTATACCGGTGCCTTGCCGGATCTGTTCCGTGAGGGCCAAGGCGTCGTCGCCGACGGTGCGCTCGCAGCTTCCGGCATGATCGCGACCAATGTGCTCGCCAAGCATGACGAGCGCTATATGCCGCCGGAGGTGGCCGAGGCCTTGAAGAAACAAGGCGTCTGGCGCGAGGGGGCTCGCGGGAGCACCGCGCGCGCCAAGACGGAATGA
- a CDS encoding heme lyase CcmF/NrfE family subunit — MIVEAGQYALVLAFALAFFNSIVPMWGVAARDDRLMATAPSVALVQFLFVAMAFAALVYAHVTSDFSVLNVVENSHSAKPLIYKIAGVWGNHEGSMLLWVLILATFSALVAAAARLMPRDLHAAVLSTQSWISAAFLLFILLTSNPFARIANPPMEGQDLNPLLQDPGLAIHPPLLYLGYVGLSITFSFAAGALICRRIDAVWARLVRPWTLLAWMFLTLGIAMGSYWSYYTLGWGGFWFWDPVENASLMPWLAATALLHSAAVMEKREALKIWTIFLAILAFSLSLIGTFLVRSGVLTSVHAFATDPQRGVFILLILVVFIGGSLALFAARVNDLKPGGFFAPISREGALVLNNFVLTTACATVFVGTLYPLALEALTGAKISVGAPFFNATFVPLFLPLFLLMPIGQMLAWKRGDLLGAAQRLVIAVVAGLAAMLVFVAWHGGPVVSIVVAGLAVYAIVGAFIDLVGKIFAGNSIGEAFHRAIGLPRSAYGTAFAHAGIGITLLGLAATGWGVEKVMVIKPGDIIPIGPYELAVQNFSVAEGPNYSAKLAHVSIRSGGVQVASIDPALRFYPVRAMSRAEAGIATLDLGQVYVSITNSGSSGTYDARLYWKPLVVLIWFGALVMAFGGLLSLSDRRLRIGAARRLHKLAGVLPQPAE; from the coding sequence ATGATCGTCGAAGCCGGCCAGTACGCGCTCGTCCTGGCATTCGCCCTCGCGTTCTTCAATTCTATCGTGCCTATGTGGGGCGTTGCGGCGCGCGACGACAGGCTGATGGCGACCGCGCCGTCCGTCGCGCTCGTGCAATTTCTGTTCGTCGCCATGGCTTTCGCGGCGCTCGTCTACGCGCATGTGACGTCGGATTTCTCGGTCTTGAACGTGGTCGAGAATTCTCATTCGGCGAAGCCGCTGATCTATAAGATCGCCGGCGTCTGGGGCAATCATGAAGGCTCTATGCTTTTATGGGTGCTGATCCTCGCGACGTTCTCCGCCCTGGTCGCGGCGGCGGCGCGATTGATGCCGCGGGATCTCCATGCGGCTGTGCTCAGCACGCAGTCCTGGATCAGCGCGGCGTTCCTTCTGTTCATCCTACTCACCTCCAATCCATTCGCGCGGATCGCGAATCCGCCGATGGAAGGGCAAGACCTCAATCCTTTGCTGCAGGATCCCGGCCTCGCCATTCATCCGCCGCTGCTCTATCTCGGCTATGTCGGACTCTCGATCACGTTCTCTTTTGCTGCCGGGGCGCTGATCTGCCGGCGCATCGATGCGGTGTGGGCGCGGCTGGTGCGGCCCTGGACCTTGCTCGCCTGGATGTTCCTGACGCTCGGCATCGCGATGGGCTCCTATTGGTCCTATTACACGCTCGGCTGGGGCGGCTTCTGGTTCTGGGATCCGGTCGAAAATGCCTCGCTGATGCCCTGGCTCGCGGCCACCGCGCTTTTGCATTCCGCCGCCGTGATGGAAAAGCGCGAAGCGCTGAAGATCTGGACGATCTTTCTCGCCATTCTCGCCTTTTCGCTGTCGCTCATCGGCACATTCCTCGTCCGCTCCGGCGTGCTCACATCGGTGCATGCCTTTGCCACCGATCCGCAGCGCGGCGTCTTCATTCTCTTGATCCTGGTGGTCTTCATCGGCGGCTCTCTGGCGCTGTTCGCGGCGCGGGTCAACGATCTGAAGCCGGGCGGCTTCTTCGCACCGATCTCGCGTGAGGGCGCGCTCGTCCTCAATAATTTCGTGCTGACGACGGCCTGCGCCACGGTCTTCGTCGGCACGCTCTATCCGTTGGCGCTCGAAGCCTTGACGGGCGCCAAGATTTCCGTCGGTGCGCCTTTCTTCAACGCGACCTTCGTGCCGCTGTTTTTACCTCTGTTTCTGTTGATGCCGATCGGCCAGATGCTGGCTTGGAAACGCGGCGATCTGCTCGGCGCGGCGCAACGGCTGGTGATCGCCGTCGTCGCCGGGCTTGCCGCCATGCTCGTCTTTGTCGCTTGGCATGGCGGTCCTGTCGTCTCGATCGTCGTCGCCGGGCTTGCCGTCTATGCGATCGTCGGCGCCTTCATCGATCTCGTCGGAAAGATCTTTGCTGGCAATTCGATCGGCGAGGCGTTTCATCGGGCGATCGGCCTGCCGCGCAGCGCCTATGGCACCGCCTTCGCCCATGCCGGCATCGGCATTACGCTGCTTGGTCTCGCCGCGACCGGCTGGGGCGTCGAAAAGGTGATGGTGATCAAGCCCGGCGATATTATCCCGATCGGTCCCTATGAGCTGGCGGTGCAGAATTTCAGCGTCGCCGAAGGACCCAATTACAGCGCCAAGCTGGCGCATGTTTCGATACGCTCCGGCGGTGTGCAGGTGGCAAGCATCGATCCGGCGCTGCGCTTCTATCCGGTACGCGCGATGAGCCGCGCCGAGGCCGGAATCGCGACGCTCGATCTCGGCCAAGTCTATGTCAGCATTACCAATAGCGGGTCGAGCGGAACCTATGATGCGCGGCTCTATTGGAAGCCGCTGGTGGTGTTGATCTGGTTCGGTGCGCTCGTCATGGCCTTCGGCGGCCTCTTGTCCTTGAGCGACCGCAGGCTGCGGATCGGCGCCGCGCGGCGGCTGCACAAACTGGCGGGTGTCCTGCCGCAGCCAGCGGAGTGA
- a CDS encoding cytochrome c-type biogenesis protein, with protein MNRRLLALAAILFLAVMPGLAFAVEPSEMLKDPKLEARARALSTQLRCLVCQNESIDDSGAQLAHDLRVLIRQRIMAGESNAEIKKFLVSRYGDFILLKPPLQLDTLLLWGTPVLLLFIGGGAILWSLRHRPPAPKPASLSAAEEAKLAALLGNEEG; from the coding sequence ATGAACCGACGGCTTTTGGCGCTTGCCGCCATCCTCTTCCTCGCAGTGATGCCGGGCCTTGCCTTCGCGGTCGAGCCCAGCGAGATGCTGAAGGACCCGAAACTCGAGGCGCGCGCTCGTGCGCTGTCGACGCAATTGCGCTGCCTCGTTTGCCAGAATGAATCGATCGACGATTCAGGAGCGCAGCTCGCGCATGATCTGCGCGTGCTCATCCGCCAGCGCATCATGGCCGGCGAGAGCAACGCGGAGATCAAGAAGTTCCTGGTTTCGCGCTATGGCGATTTCATTCTGTTGAAGCCGCCGTTGCAGCTCGACACGCTTCTGCTCTGGGGCACGCCGGTTCTGCTGCTCTTCATTGGCGGCGGCGCGATCCTCTGGTCGTTACGTCATCGTCCCCCCGCGCCGAAGCCGGCATCCTTGAGCGCCGCGGAAGAAGCCAAGCTCGCCGCGCTCTTGGGCAACGAAGAAGGGTAG
- a CDS encoding glutathione S-transferase family protein, translated as MSEAGPIVVFHAPNTRSFATLLLLDELGVPYHLHVLNMKSGEQREPGYLAINPMGKVPAIKHGDALTTEQVAIYIHLADLFPEAGLAPALDDPMRGPYLRWLVFYGSCFEPAVVDKSLEREPGRVAMMPYGDFDTMLSTLVKQLESGPYFLGERFSAVDLLWGSALNWMVQWKLVPDLPVITAYVERVTARPAFARVKAKDAEIAAAQEA; from the coding sequence ATGTCCGAAGCGGGTCCGATCGTCGTCTTTCACGCCCCGAACACACGTTCTTTCGCGACTCTTCTCCTGCTCGACGAGCTCGGCGTGCCCTATCACCTCCATGTGCTCAACATGAAGTCCGGCGAACAGCGCGAACCGGGCTATCTTGCAATCAATCCGATGGGCAAGGTTCCGGCCATCAAACATGGTGACGCGCTGACCACCGAGCAGGTCGCGATCTATATCCATCTCGCCGATCTGTTTCCTGAGGCCGGCCTTGCACCGGCACTCGACGACCCCATGCGTGGACCCTATCTGCGCTGGCTCGTTTTTTACGGAAGCTGCTTCGAACCGGCGGTCGTCGACAAGTCTCTGGAGCGCGAACCCGGACGTGTTGCGATGATGCCTTACGGCGATTTCGACACGATGCTCTCCACGCTGGTCAAGCAGCTCGAAAGCGGCCCCTATTTTCTGGGCGAGCGGTTTTCCGCTGTCGATCTTTTGTGGGGCTCGGCGCTCAATTGGATGGTGCAATGGAAGCTCGTTCCCGATCTTCCCGTCATCACGGCCTATGTGGAGCGCGTCACCGCGCGGCCGGCCTTTGCGCGGGTAAAGGCAAAGGACGCGGAGATCGCGGCGGCGCAGGAGGCATAG
- a CDS encoding Do family serine endopeptidase, with amino-acid sequence MSLPLPPHSDPSQERQTPQKPGGFKMRAMLLGTAAVLALGGAYAGHIELPRTSFTSPAQAEPVTPPPITVTPTAQTSPQAPSGFADIVDRVKGAVVSIKVKMTATAGPKDTDMPDVAPGSPLYRFFKRFGGQLPFEFREGHPHVELAQGSGFFISPDGYIVTNNHVVEHATDVKIVMEDGKILPAKVIGTDKKTDLALLKVKTGSNYPYVQFAPKTPRVGDWVLAVGNPFGLGGTVTAGIVSARGRDIGAGPYDDFLQIDAPVNRGNSGGPAFNMQGQVVGVNTAIYSPSGGSVGIGFAIPSDVVQNVVTALKDHGKVTRGWIGVEIQPVTPDIAESLGVKSTKGALVAEVQPNGPAKAAGIKPEDIIESVNGDKVSGPRELARKIAELGPKAKANLEVWRNGSDTTLTMTLGTLPHQQEAKAEIAADTGSGALSSYGLTLSPAEQVPGAGKKGVVVTAVDPDGSAAQKGLKVGDVIVEAGGKAVTSPGDISTVLSDAKKEGRKAILLRVKNGQETHFVALAVNPAT; translated from the coding sequence ATGTCTCTACCGCTTCCCCCCCATTCCGATCCCTCGCAGGAACGTCAGACCCCGCAAAAGCCGGGTGGCTTCAAGATGCGCGCTATGCTGCTCGGCACCGCCGCCGTTCTCGCCTTGGGGGGCGCTTATGCGGGTCATATTGAGCTGCCGCGCACCAGCTTCACGTCGCCGGCTCAGGCCGAGCCGGTCACCCCGCCGCCGATAACGGTGACGCCGACGGCTCAGACATCGCCGCAGGCGCCGTCCGGCTTTGCCGACATCGTTGATCGGGTGAAGGGGGCGGTTGTTTCGATCAAGGTGAAGATGACCGCGACCGCCGGGCCGAAAGACACGGATATGCCCGATGTGGCGCCCGGCAGCCCGCTCTACCGCTTCTTCAAACGTTTCGGTGGGCAATTGCCCTTCGAATTCCGCGAAGGTCATCCGCATGTCGAGCTCGCGCAGGGCTCCGGCTTCTTCATCTCGCCGGACGGCTATATCGTCACCAATAATCACGTCGTCGAACATGCCACCGACGTCAAGATCGTGATGGAGGATGGCAAGATCTTGCCGGCCAAGGTGATCGGCACCGATAAGAAGACCGACCTCGCGCTCTTGAAGGTCAAGACGGGCTCGAACTATCCCTATGTGCAATTCGCGCCCAAGACGCCGCGCGTCGGCGATTGGGTCCTTGCGGTCGGCAATCCCTTCGGTCTCGGCGGCACCGTGACGGCGGGCATCGTTTCGGCGCGTGGCCGCGATATCGGCGCCGGTCCTTATGATGACTTCCTGCAGATCGACGCACCGGTTAATCGCGGCAATTCCGGCGGTCCGGCCTTCAACATGCAAGGCCAGGTCGTGGGCGTGAACACGGCGATCTATTCGCCTTCGGGCGGCAGCGTCGGCATCGGTTTCGCGATTCCCTCCGATGTCGTGCAGAATGTCGTCACGGCTCTGAAGGACCATGGCAAGGTGACGCGCGGCTGGATCGGCGTGGAAATCCAGCCGGTCACGCCCGATATTGCCGAAAGCCTCGGCGTCAAATCGACCAAGGGTGCGCTGGTCGCCGAAGTGCAGCCGAATGGTCCCGCCAAAGCTGCCGGCATTAAGCCCGAGGACATTATCGAATCCGTCAATGGCGACAAGGTCTCCGGCCCGCGTGAGCTCGCCCGCAAGATCGCGGAACTCGGCCCCAAGGCGAAGGCGAATCTCGAGGTTTGGCGCAATGGCTCCGACACGACGCTGACCATGACGCTCGGCACGTTGCCGCACCAGCAAGAAGCCAAGGCTGAGATCGCGGCGGACACTGGAAGCGGCGCGCTTTCGAGCTATGGCCTGACTCTGTCTCCAGCCGAGCAGGTTCCCGGCGCCGGCAAGAAGGGCGTCGTCGTCACCGCGGTCGATCCGGATGGGTCGGCAGCGCAAAAGGGTCTGAAAGTCGGCGACGTGATCGTCGAGGCCGGCGGCAAGGCCGTCACCAGCCCAGGGGATATTTCGACCGTGCTCAGCGACGCAAAGAAGGAAGGCCGGAAGGCGATCCTCCTGCGCGTCAAGAATGGCCAAGAGACCCATTTTGTCGCGCTTGCGGTCAATCCGGCCACCTGA
- a CDS encoding response regulator transcription factor, translating to MRILIIEDDSEAALYLVKAFREAGHVADHASDGVEGYEKARDACYDVLVVDRMLPKLDGLSLIGGLRVQKIETPVLILSALGQVDDRVKGLRAGGDDYLSKPYAFSELLARVEVLARRKSSGAGEETLYKVGGLELDRLSHKLSRNGKEIVLQPREFRLLEYLMKHAGQVVTRTMLLENVWDYHFDPQTNVIDVHISRLRAKIDKGFDPPLLQTVRGAGYMIRDGSR from the coding sequence ATGCGCATTCTCATCATCGAAGACGATTCCGAAGCGGCGCTTTACCTCGTCAAGGCGTTTCGCGAGGCCGGCCATGTTGCCGATCACGCGTCGGACGGGGTCGAGGGCTATGAGAAAGCCCGCGACGCTTGCTATGATGTTCTCGTCGTCGACCGGATGTTGCCCAAGCTCGACGGTCTGTCGCTGATCGGTGGCCTCAGGGTGCAGAAGATCGAAACGCCGGTGCTGATCCTTTCCGCCCTCGGCCAAGTCGATGATCGGGTCAAGGGTCTACGTGCTGGTGGCGACGACTATCTCAGCAAGCCTTACGCTTTTTCCGAATTGCTGGCGCGGGTCGAAGTGCTCGCGCGGCGCAAGTCTTCGGGCGCCGGCGAGGAGACGCTCTACAAGGTCGGCGGTCTCGAACTCGATCGGCTGTCGCATAAGCTCAGCCGCAACGGCAAGGAGATCGTGCTGCAGCCGCGTGAGTTTCGTCTCCTCGAATATTTGATGAAACACGCGGGCCAGGTCGTGACCCGGACGATGCTGCTCGAAAATGTCTGGGATTATCACTTTGATCCGCAGACCAATGTGATCGACGTTCATATTTCGCGGCTTCGCGCCAAGATCGATAAAGGCTTCGACCCGCCGCTCTTGCAGACGGTACGTGGTGCTGGATACATGATCCGTGACGGCTCTCGGTAA